The following proteins come from a genomic window of Purpureocillium takamizusanense chromosome 13, complete sequence:
- a CDS encoding uncharacterized protein (EggNog:ENOG503P58F~TransMembrane:1 (o6-24i)), whose product MSTAGGYATALVAAASATLLLVAYRDYRAYIALGPHGLPDTLWGWYTQLKLSRYARKDTTVPAPYDIEAEKERYGPHATESFLQDSSSLRQLRRGVRPTIPGFVAPQRQLSALASPEMKEQMNDFLRALVAANPAVLQHELSVLEGLVPAVQLKSHLGVAARPVFLKATKGEMIHVHPPDGSTHLTLSLADSRSVIEQGWGQRHRLSGGLLGWGYTLVYAPRDEREFDVWKGLVWAAARYCCAGIQELKHP is encoded by the coding sequence ATGTCCACCGCAGGGGGATACGCAACCGCTCTCGTCGCAGCCGCAAGCGCCACgctcctccttgtcgccTACCGCGACTACCGCGCATACATCGCCTTGGGCCCCCACGGCCTCCCAGACACCCTCTGGGGCTGGTACACGCAGCTTAAGCTTTCTCGATATGCTCGCAAGGACACGACAGTCCCCGCGCCGTACGACATCGAAGCCGAAAAGGAGCGCTACGGCCCGCATGCCACCGAAAGCTTCCTTCAAGATAGCAGCAGCCTCCGGCAGCTGCGACGCGGCGTCCGGCCGACCATTCCGGGCTtcgtcgcgccgcagcggcagttGAGCGCCCTGGCGTCCCCCGAGATGAAGGAGCAGATGAACGACTTCCTGCGCGCCCTGGTGGCGGCCAACCCCGCCGTGCTGCAGCACGAGCTCTCCGTGCTCGAGGGTCTCGTTCCCGCCGTGCAGCTCAAGAGCCatcttggcgtcgccgccaggccggTGTTTTTGAAAGCGACAAAGGGCGAGATGATCCACGTCCACCCCCCGGACGGCAGCACGCACCTTACGCTGTCGCTGGCCGACTCTAGGTCCGTCATTGAGCAGGGTTGGGGCCAGCGGCATAGGCTgagcggcgggctgctcgGCTGGGGATACACCCTGGTTTACGCCCCGCGCGATGAGCGCGAGTTTGACGTCTGGAAGGGCCTCGTttgggctgcggcgcggtATTGCTGCGCTGGCATCCAGGAGTTGAAGCACCCTTGA
- a CDS encoding uncharacterized protein (SECRETED:SignalP(1-20~SECRETED:cutsite=VLA-NN~SECRETED:prob=0.8950)~EggNog:ENOG503PU3J): MKTAAYIGSLLLLGARHVLANNAIPGSAFTNNNGLAAAEAAAPMWYMASGTCMPSAAEDGQGHQTNGVDPDNCNIGKLGHGCPPQPQWQGANTFYGNVAGEPFGTIPTYWKVARCGGNWKIIYYVYFKKDTGHKSDWEGIVVTFRSNGGDQWIRDSVTMEQDGHHKTIGWGDINDTFDSTNDWQNFQQKNRDHGKFYFGKWHHSVHQDWHTNTFKNTCPPTSNDDFRNADYQFWARNNLRPVSVLNPGWKWGKATSPANIDICSY; the protein is encoded by the exons ATGAAGACCGCAGCGTACATCGGAtccctcctcctgctcggcgccaggcacgtcctcgccaacaACGCCATCCCCGGCAGCGCCttcaccaacaacaacggcctcgccgccgccgaggccgccgcgcccatgTGGTACATGGCCTCGGGGACGtgcatgccgtcggcggccgaggacgggcagggccACCAGACCAACGGCGTGGACCCGGACAACTGCAACATCGGCAAGCTGGGCCACGGGtgcccgccccagccgcagTGGCAGGGCGCAAACACCTTCTACGGCAACGTCGCGGGGGAGCCGTTCGGTACGATCCCCACGTACTGGAAGGtggcgcggtgcggcggcaaCTGGAAGATCATCTACTACGTGTACTTTAAGAAGGACACGGGCCACAAGAGCGACTGGGAGGGCATCGTGGTGACGTTTCGCAGCAACGGAGGTGACCAGTGGATTCGCGACTCGGTCACGATGGAGCAGG ACGGACACCACAAGACTATCGGCTGGGGCGACATCAACGACACGTTTGACAG CACCAACGACTGGCAAAACTTCCAGCAAAAGAACCGCGACCACGGCAAGTTCTACTTTGGCAAGTGGCACCACTCGGTGCACCAGGACTGGCACACCAACACCTTCAAGAACACGTGCCCCCCGACGTCCAACGACGACTTCCGCAACGCCGACTACCAGTTCTGGGCCAGGAACAACCTGCGCCCCGTGTCCGTGCTGAACCCGGGCTGGAAATGGGGCAAGGCTACGTCGCCTGCCAACATTGACATTTGCTCGTATTAA
- a CDS encoding uncharacterized protein (CAZy:AA3~COG:E~EggNog:ENOG503NVTR) → MGVPDTQWDYVLVGGGLSATVLASSLVRLDASLKILIIEAGPSANDASDIVYASSTNLVGGSYDWKDKTVPQARLSGRSVDMPAGRALGGGTVINMCGWIRGDRTDYDLWGGAVRDPRWSYAGMLPYMKQTETLHSDAINTEQRGTAGPVHIQTVSGTNRTFPLRASVLKSWEEVGVPALPNLDGNTGSSLGVAELQENRQDGRREIASVVYPLDGVTVLTDTLVAKILINKEGGGLHATGVQLADRTQIQAREVIITAGATRTPQILMLSGIGPASELRKHGIDVALDSPDVGKNLCDHTLLATAWKLKDPSAGHALGSSNPLFQQEQFRWGQPIDFVVTTGVRDKAGLAKAIEADEGMAPDPATHPLLKQERAFNEHLMIYAGAPDGSAIGLLHVNLLPTARGTVTLASADINEAPRIDPNFLGTAVDRFVARDGVRQQIRLAGSSDTVLGREILSGEMGAPGFDDGVLTPESTDGFIDGRIAAGTGSCYHAMGTAAMGKVVDSNLRVEGVDRLRVVDASVFPVPITGHLQVAVYALALQAADIIHQDRQNKT, encoded by the exons ATGGGAGTGCCGGACACTCAATGGGACtacgtcctcgtcggcggcgggctctcCGCCACCGTCTTGGCAAGCAGCCTCGTGCGGCTCGACGCGTCCCTCAAGATCCTCATCATCGAGGCCGGTCCAAGCGCAAACGACGCAAGCGACATTGTCTACGCGAGTTCCACGAACCTTGTCGGCGGCTCGTATGATTGGAAAGACAAGACGGTGCCCCAGGCGCGACTGAGCGGCCGCAGCGTCGACatgcccgccggccgagcgCTTGGgggcggcaccgtcatcaACATGT GCGGTTGGATACGAGGCGACAGGACCGACTACGATCTCTGGGGGGGAGCCGTCCGCGACCCACGATGGAGCTACGCTGGTATGCTCCCATACATGAAGCAGACTGAGACGCTGCACAGCGACGCTATCAATACGGAGCAGCGAGGGACCGCCGGGCCTGTGCACATCCAGACAGTTTCGGGCACCAATCGAACGTTTCCGCTGCGGGCGAGCGTCCTCAAGTCGTGGGAGGAGGTTGGGGTGCCAGCGCTGCCTAATCTCGATGGGAACACGGGCTCCTCTCTCGGCGTCGCAGAACTGCAGGAGAACAGACaagacggccggcgcgaAATAGCCTCGGTTGTTTATCCGCTCGACGGAGTGACGGTATTGACGGATACACTGGTCGCTAAAATACTCATCAACAAGGAGGGTGGTGGTCTCCACGCGACAGGCGTCCAGCTCGCAGACAGAACGCAGATTCAAGCAAGGGAAGTGATTATCACAGCTGGAGCAACGCGCACGCCACAGATCCTCATGCTTTCCGGCATTGGACCCGCGTCCGAGCTACGCAAACACGGCATTGACGTCGCGCTGGACTCGCCAGACGTGGGCAAGAACCTGTGCGACCACACCCTGCTCGCCACGGCCTGGAAGCTCAAGGACCCATCCGCCGGGCACGCCCTCGGCTCATCCAACCCGCTGTTCCAGCAGGAGCAGTTCCGCTGGGGCCAGCCCATCGActtcgtcgtcaccaccgggGTTCGGGACAAGGCCGGGCTGGCCAAAGCCatcgaggcggacgaggggaTGGCGCCAGACCCGGCGACGCATCCGCTGCTCAAGCAAGAGCGCGCGTTCAACGAACATCTCATGATTTACGCAGGCGCGCCGGACGGGTCGGCGATTGGGCTGCTTCACGTGAACTTGCTACCGACGGCGCGCGGGACGGTGACGCTCGCGTCTGCTGACATCAACGAGGCGCCGCGCATCGATCCGAATTTCTTGGGGACCGCGGTGGATAGGTTCGTTGCTCGGGATGGCGTGCGTCAGCAGATCCGTCTGGCTGGGAGCTCTGATACGGTGCTCGGTCGGGAGATTCTCAGCGGGGAGATGGGCGCTCCGGGCTTTGATGATGGGGTGCTCACCCCGGAGTCGACCGATGGGTTTATCGACGGGAGGATCGCCGCGGGAACTGG GTCGTGCTACCATGCGATGGGCACTGCGGCAATGGGCAAGGTCGTGGACTCGAATCTCCGAGTCGAGGGCGTGGACAGGCTACGAGTCGTGGACGCGTCCGTCTTTCCAGTGCCGATCACGGGTCATCTTCAGGTGGCCGTGTACGCTTTGGCGCTTCAAGCTGCGGACATTATTCACCAGGACAGACAGAACAAGACATAG
- a CDS encoding uncharacterized protein (EggNog:ENOG503P2EY~TransMembrane:1 (o235-253i)~COG:S), translating into MGGVPSVPQDPTRSLKVIGAGYSRTGTLSMALALEKLLDGPVMHGGSQLLGREDAYVKLWSDIFAARHDRPRLLKLLREATAGFVAITDAPGNCFVAELLEIYPDAEVVCVRRDRATWWKSWEPVTKQAGQGFLNWFLAPVPGKRWYPKLVTQFSEQQEEKWGPMTENRMDEHNDYVREVTPPPKFHMMELRDGWRPLCEVLNMDVPDEPFPRANDAEAVKGLEGQILVEAGSRWGVVLAIVGVVGYACWLAVKTK; encoded by the exons ATGGGTGGCGTTCCATCCGTGCCCCAGGACCCGACGCGGTCGCTCAAAGTCATCGGCGCGGGATACTCGCGCACCGGGACCCTTTCGATGGCACTggcgctggagaagctccTTGACGGGCCGGTGATGCACGGCGGCTCCCAATTGCTCGGACGAGAAGACG CATACGTCAAGCTCTGGTCCGACAtcttcgccgcccgccacgatCGGCCGCGCCTCTTGAAGCTCCTCCGCGAAGCCACCGCCGGGTTCGTAGCCATCACCGACGCGCCGGGCAATtgcttcgtcgccgagctgctcgagatataccccgacgccgaggtggtGTGCGTGCGACGCGACCGCGCGACGTGGTGGAAGAGCTGGGAGCCGGTCACCAAGCAGGCAGGACAGGGCTTCCTGAACTGGTTCCTcgcgccggtgccgggcaAGAGGTGGTATCCGAAGCTCGTGACGCAATTCTCAGAGCA ACAGGAGGAGAAATGGGGGCCGATGACTGAGA ACCGCATGGACGAGCACAACGACTACGTCAGAGAGGTGACTCCGCCGCCCAAGTTTCACATGatggagctgcgcgacggaTGGCGCCCCCTCTGCGAGGTGCTCAACATGGACGTCCCGGACGAACCCTTTCCGCGAGCCAACGATGCTGAGGCGGTTAAAGGCCTAGAGGGCCAGATACTGGTCGAGGCGGGATCTAGGTGGGGTGTCGTGCTTGCCattgttggtgttgttggctaCGCCTGTTGGCTGGCCGTCAAGACGAAGTGA